Proteins encoded in a region of the Corynebacterium breve genome:
- a CDS encoding molybdopterin molybdotransferase MoeA, producing the protein MSATHDVTSRSIDDHLSQVLHLARRSISQGARLRDSVGCVLATDVRAQRQLPPFDNSAMDGFLVHAADLTGAGPWTFPVAGDIPAGSSPISVPFGSAVRIMTGAPVPPGDGLIVVPVEDTNIDRGPTPLPSQVVVHYADKARDHIRRAGDATAIGDLVAQAGNRIDSGTLAAFISMGIETVDVFRAPVVAVISTGEELVETALDTTETQIADSNRPMIAALADANGAHKVLEFHAGDSEEAFRSVLDQASRRADIVITSGGISEGAFDVVRAVTSTSSAMWFGPVAQRPGAPQGAGEWNGAALLCLPGNPVAAFSSFHLYGAPLIRTAGGRPAPQSVLSRPSLSATVAPDFPRPHRPVPLVVPVRLSFEGGTAAATPFTTRGPGSHLVGALVDTQGLAIVPPGHTGDQVTVLLTHT; encoded by the coding sequence ATGTCAGCGACTCATGACGTTACTTCCCGCTCCATTGACGACCATCTTTCCCAAGTGCTTCATCTGGCGCGGCGTTCCATAAGTCAAGGCGCGCGATTGCGCGATTCTGTCGGGTGTGTCTTGGCCACTGACGTGCGTGCTCAACGTCAGCTCCCTCCATTTGATAACTCAGCCATGGATGGGTTTTTGGTGCACGCAGCCGACTTAACAGGCGCCGGTCCGTGGACCTTTCCTGTTGCAGGCGATATTCCCGCAGGTTCTTCCCCTATTTCTGTTCCCTTTGGTAGCGCCGTTCGCATCATGACAGGTGCCCCGGTACCACCCGGGGACGGCTTGATCGTTGTTCCCGTGGAAGACACCAACATCGACCGTGGGCCTACTCCGCTACCCAGTCAGGTGGTGGTTCACTATGCAGACAAGGCACGTGACCATATTCGCCGCGCCGGCGACGCCACGGCAATTGGTGATCTTGTCGCTCAAGCTGGCAATCGCATCGATTCCGGTACCTTGGCCGCATTCATTTCCATGGGCATCGAGACAGTCGATGTCTTCCGCGCTCCCGTCGTTGCCGTTATCTCAACCGGTGAGGAACTTGTCGAGACTGCGCTAGATACCACCGAGACTCAGATCGCCGATTCAAACCGGCCGATGATTGCGGCCTTGGCTGATGCAAACGGGGCTCACAAGGTCCTCGAGTTCCATGCCGGAGACAGTGAGGAAGCATTTCGGTCTGTGCTCGACCAAGCCTCCCGGCGCGCCGATATTGTGATTACCTCCGGTGGAATTTCCGAGGGCGCCTTTGACGTGGTCCGCGCCGTCACCAGCACGTCCAGCGCGATGTGGTTCGGACCTGTCGCGCAGCGCCCCGGAGCACCACAAGGAGCCGGTGAATGGAATGGTGCAGCGCTGCTTTGCCTACCCGGTAATCCCGTTGCTGCCTTTAGTTCATTCCATCTCTATGGCGCACCTTTAATTCGCACGGCCGGCGGACGCCCGGCACCACAGTCTGTACTAAGCCGCCCTTCGCTTTCTGCCACAGTGGCCCCAGACTTCCCTCGCCCTCACCGCCCCGTGCCATTGGTCGTGCCCGTGAGGCTCAGTTTCGAAGGAGGAACGGCAGCCGCTACGCCTTTTACCACCCGCGGGCCCGGTTCTCACCTGGTGGGCGCGCTCGTCGACACGCAGGGGCTCGCGATTGTCCCGCCTGGACATACCGGTGATCAAGTCACCGTATTGTTAACCCACACGTAG
- the moaA gene encoding GTP 3',8-cyclase MoaA: MTDREASRIPLRLTPVRTQAGNKPRYEVPDDLPLPGSDSTRKLVDRFGRTARDLRVSLTDRCNLRCTYCMPEEGLEWIPTEATLNDEEVIRLIRIGVEKLGIRQVRFTGGEPLLRKNLGQILSATKILRTDEGLSPQTALTTNGLGLARQAAALAEAGLDRVNISLDTVDRELYATLTRRDRIHDVFAAIDASIAAGLAPVKLNAVVMPGINEDGLVDLTRYALRTGAQLRFIEQMPLGPRDQWGRADMVTAEDLLRMLRFEFDLTPASEPRGSAPAALWNITDGSLHGRIGIIASVTHPFCGDCDRTRLTTDGAIRNCLFAAQDAELSLRDLMRAGATDDELATAWASAMWVKKPGHGIDDEGFLQPDRPMSAIGG, encoded by the coding sequence ATGACCGATCGCGAAGCATCTCGAATCCCCCTGCGACTGACCCCGGTTCGCACACAAGCCGGCAATAAGCCGCGCTACGAAGTACCGGATGATCTTCCGCTGCCCGGGTCTGACAGCACGCGAAAACTCGTCGACCGCTTCGGTCGAACAGCCCGTGATCTTCGCGTGAGCCTCACCGATCGCTGCAATCTTCGCTGTACCTATTGCATGCCGGAAGAAGGCCTAGAGTGGATCCCTACCGAGGCAACGCTTAACGACGAAGAAGTGATTCGACTCATCCGCATCGGTGTTGAAAAACTCGGCATCCGGCAGGTCCGCTTTACCGGTGGCGAACCGTTGTTGCGCAAGAACCTCGGACAGATTCTCTCTGCCACAAAGATTCTGCGCACCGACGAGGGGCTTTCCCCACAAACAGCCTTGACCACTAATGGACTCGGGCTTGCTCGTCAGGCCGCAGCACTCGCCGAGGCCGGGCTCGACCGCGTCAACATTTCCCTCGACACGGTCGATCGGGAGCTCTACGCAACGTTGACTAGGCGTGACCGTATCCATGACGTGTTCGCCGCCATTGATGCTTCTATCGCCGCAGGGCTTGCCCCGGTCAAGCTCAATGCCGTGGTGATGCCGGGGATCAACGAAGATGGACTTGTCGATCTCACCCGCTATGCACTTCGGACAGGTGCTCAGCTTCGTTTCATCGAACAGATGCCGCTGGGCCCTCGCGATCAGTGGGGTCGAGCAGACATGGTCACCGCCGAAGATCTTCTCCGGATGTTGCGCTTCGAGTTCGATCTCACGCCTGCCTCTGAGCCTCGTGGCTCTGCTCCAGCCGCGCTGTGGAACATCACCGATGGTTCCCTTCACGGACGCATCGGCATCATCGCAAGCGTCACGCACCCCTTTTGTGGCGACTGTGACCGCACTCGCCTCACCACCGACGGTGCGATTCGCAACTGCCTGTTCGCTGCTCAAGATGCCGAGCTCTCGCTGCGCGACCTCATGCGTGCAGGTGCCACCGATGACGAGTTGGCTACTGCATGGGCTAGCGCCATGTGGGTAAAAAAGCCAGGCCACGGCATTGACGACGAAGGCTTTCTCCAACCGGATCGCCCGATGTCAGCCATCGGCGGATAG
- the rho gene encoding transcription termination factor Rho, whose product MSRTYWSSDERTSVTETGNAANSANNAGQDLATLKIPELRKIAADKGLKGVSGLRKGELIEAIKTGKIPAKQASGTPGEATAEDNGRTAPRRATRRATSTAKPQKDTESNDDSQKAETTAPAEVANNASKTDSPDSRDNKPAQAADSEVKESSPSEQDEQGEQRYESRSAARRARRNRARNNNDNRDNSRDEQREDSQSDNRDNSRDDNRGSNRNDNTDKRQNSQGDNRNDNRDGDNAGERDDERGNNNSNNRSNNRDNNNRDGGDGGGRRGRRGRRNRRGRDNRGGDNQNQNQNQNQDLDPEELQEVAGIVDIVDNNAAFVRTTGYRANPADVFVSNQLVRRFGLRSGDAIIGQVRQNGQGQSHGSGRNRHRYNQLVRVDSINGLEPEKSKERVDFHKLTPLYPNQRLRLETEPNILTTRVIDLVMPIGKGQRALIVSPPKAGKTTILQNIANAISTNNPECYLMVVLVDERPEEVTDMQRSVKGEVIASTFDRPPSEHTAVAELAIERAKRLVEMGQDVVVLLDSITRLGRAYNNSSPASGRILSGGVDSNALYPPKRFLGAARNIEDGGSLTIIATAMVETGSAGDTVIFEEFKGTGNAELKLDRKISERRVFPAVDVNPSGTRKDELLLVQEEARIMHKLRRILSALDSQAAIDLLIKQLKKTKSNGEFLMQVAQSAPMAADTEPEDYI is encoded by the coding sequence ATGTCGCGTACGTACTGGTCAAGCGACGAAAGGACCTCCGTGACCGAAACGGGCAATGCAGCAAACTCGGCTAACAATGCGGGCCAGGATCTGGCAACCCTGAAAATCCCTGAACTGCGCAAGATCGCAGCTGATAAGGGACTCAAAGGTGTCTCTGGCCTCCGCAAGGGCGAGCTGATCGAAGCGATCAAGACCGGAAAGATTCCTGCAAAGCAGGCTTCTGGTACCCCAGGCGAAGCCACCGCAGAAGATAATGGCAGGACTGCACCGCGTCGTGCCACTCGTCGCGCCACCTCAACCGCGAAGCCTCAGAAAGATACTGAGTCTAACGACGATTCGCAGAAGGCTGAGACTACCGCTCCTGCGGAAGTAGCTAACAACGCTTCCAAGACAGATTCTCCTGATAGCCGGGACAACAAGCCCGCGCAAGCTGCTGACTCCGAGGTCAAGGAATCGTCGCCTAGCGAACAAGACGAACAAGGGGAGCAGCGCTACGAGTCCCGCTCCGCGGCTCGCCGCGCACGTCGCAACCGCGCCCGCAATAACAATGACAATCGCGACAACTCCCGCGACGAGCAACGCGAAGACTCCCAGAGTGACAACCGCGATAACTCCCGCGACGATAATCGCGGTAGCAACCGCAACGACAACACCGACAAGCGGCAGAACTCCCAGGGCGACAACCGCAATGACAACCGCGATGGTGACAACGCAGGAGAGCGTGACGACGAGCGCGGCAACAATAACAGCAACAACCGCAGTAACAACCGCGACAACAACAACCGCGATGGTGGCGACGGCGGAGGCCGCCGCGGACGCCGCGGTCGTCGTAACCGTCGTGGACGCGACAACCGCGGTGGCGACAACCAAAATCAGAACCAGAATCAGAACCAAGATCTGGATCCGGAAGAGTTGCAGGAAGTCGCGGGCATCGTCGACATCGTTGACAACAACGCAGCGTTCGTCCGTACCACCGGCTACCGCGCAAACCCAGCCGATGTGTTTGTATCCAACCAGCTTGTGCGCCGCTTCGGCCTTCGCTCTGGTGACGCTATTATCGGCCAAGTCCGCCAAAACGGCCAAGGTCAGTCGCACGGCAGTGGACGTAATCGCCACCGCTACAACCAGCTGGTTCGCGTTGACTCCATCAACGGACTTGAGCCGGAGAAGTCAAAGGAACGCGTTGACTTCCACAAACTAACCCCGCTATACCCAAACCAGCGTCTGCGTCTTGAGACTGAGCCGAACATCCTCACCACTCGCGTCATCGATCTAGTCATGCCGATTGGTAAGGGGCAGCGTGCTCTTATCGTCTCGCCGCCAAAGGCCGGCAAGACGACGATTCTGCAGAACATTGCCAACGCGATTTCTACGAACAACCCTGAGTGCTACCTCATGGTCGTGCTCGTCGACGAACGCCCTGAAGAAGTCACTGACATGCAGCGTTCCGTCAAAGGCGAGGTGATCGCGTCTACTTTCGACCGTCCACCATCAGAGCACACTGCTGTTGCTGAGCTAGCTATTGAGCGAGCAAAGCGCCTTGTGGAAATGGGCCAGGATGTTGTGGTTCTGCTTGATTCGATCACCCGTCTGGGCCGCGCTTACAATAACTCGTCCCCAGCTTCGGGCCGCATTCTTTCCGGTGGTGTTGACTCCAACGCGCTGTACCCACCAAAGCGATTCCTAGGCGCTGCACGAAACATCGAAGATGGGGGCTCGCTGACCATTATCGCCACCGCGATGGTCGAGACGGGATCGGCCGGCGACACCGTGATCTTCGAGGAGTTCAAGGGCACCGGCAACGCTGAGCTCAAACTGGATCGCAAGATTTCCGAGCGTCGCGTTTTCCCGGCCGTCGACGTCAACCCGTCGGGTACCCGTAAGGACGAGCTCCTGCTGGTTCAGGAAGAAGCACGCATCATGCACAAACTGCGTCGCATTCTTTCCGCGCTAGATTCCCAGGCCGCGATTGATCTGCTGATTAAGCAGCTGAAGAAGACGAAGTCCAACGGTGAATTCCTGATGCAGGTTGCACAGAGCGCACCAATGGCCGCTGATACTGAACCAGAGGACTACATCTAA
- the prfA gene encoding peptide chain release factor 1, with amino-acid sequence MASEVSLVDDYVAEYQGIQAQMADPAIAGDQDQFRKLSKRYSQIQPIINVNNALVQAREDHEAASEMAHEDKEFAEEATRLEAEIVRLESELADLLAPRDEHDSDDVIMEIKAGAGGEEAALFAGDLARMYQKYCEKNDLGWDVLDLAESDLNGVKDMTVAIKAKTPSRDGAWSKLKFEGGVHRVQRVPVTESQGRIQTSAAGVLVYPEPEEIETVDIDEKDLRVDVYRSSGKGGQGVNTTDSAVRITHLPTGIVVTCQNERSQIQNRARAMQVLQARLDQLEREKAEAEAAEGRASQVRTMDRSERIRTYNWPENRISDHRINYKANNLDAVLNGEMDDLITALQAHERAERLEAE; translated from the coding sequence ATGGCTAGCGAAGTTTCACTTGTCGACGACTATGTCGCCGAATACCAAGGCATCCAGGCGCAGATGGCCGATCCAGCCATTGCTGGTGACCAGGATCAATTCCGCAAGCTGTCCAAGCGCTACTCGCAGATCCAGCCAATCATTAACGTGAACAACGCGTTGGTGCAGGCCCGCGAGGATCACGAGGCTGCCAGCGAGATGGCGCATGAGGATAAGGAGTTCGCCGAAGAAGCGACTCGCCTCGAAGCCGAAATCGTGCGGCTGGAAAGCGAGCTGGCTGATCTGCTCGCCCCACGCGATGAACACGACTCTGACGACGTGATCATGGAGATCAAAGCTGGCGCCGGCGGCGAGGAGGCAGCCCTATTCGCTGGCGACCTCGCGCGCATGTACCAGAAGTACTGTGAAAAGAACGATCTGGGCTGGGACGTCCTTGACCTTGCCGAATCCGATCTCAATGGCGTCAAGGACATGACCGTCGCGATCAAGGCAAAGACTCCGTCGCGCGATGGCGCGTGGTCCAAGCTCAAGTTCGAAGGCGGCGTGCACCGCGTGCAGCGCGTGCCCGTGACCGAATCCCAGGGCCGCATCCAGACCTCCGCTGCCGGTGTGCTCGTCTACCCAGAGCCTGAGGAGATTGAGACTGTAGATATCGACGAGAAAGATCTTCGCGTCGACGTTTACCGCTCGTCCGGCAAGGGCGGCCAGGGTGTGAACACCACAGACTCTGCCGTGCGTATTACTCACCTGCCCACAGGCATCGTAGTGACCTGTCAGAACGAGCGCTCCCAGATTCAAAACCGCGCCCGCGCGATGCAGGTCCTCCAGGCTCGTCTGGACCAGCTTGAGCGCGAGAAGGCCGAAGCTGAGGCCGCCGAAGGCCGCGCATCCCAGGTGCGCACGATGGACCGTTCCGAACGCATCCGTACCTACAACTGGCCAGAGAACCGCATCTCTGATCACCGCATCAACTACAAGGCCAATAACCTTGATGCGGTGCTCAACGGTGAAATGGACGATCTGATTACTGCATTGCAGGCCCATGAACGCGCTGAACGACTCGAAGCGGAATAG
- the prmC gene encoding peptide chain release factor N(5)-glutamine methyltransferase: MNALNDSKRNRLRQLIDDATARLTTAGVASPVVDAKILAAELLDVRPLQLGLLDDFPDDFPARYETWVTRREAREPLQHIIGSAPFGPLDLSVGPGVFIPRPETEVLAEWAVGQIKLIDEPLVVDLGTGTGALALYIAHARPDARVFAVEKSATARAFAETNMKSTGSSISIVAGDMTDPQLLAEFDGVVDLVVSNPPYVPETKDLDAEVYIDPHDAVFAGNDGMTVIEGLVPVASRLLRPGGVIGIEHDDATSQAVQDVVTAHGGFTTPQVVKDLAGRDRFVVAGKLAQE; the protein is encoded by the coding sequence ATGAACGCGCTGAACGACTCGAAGCGGAATAGACTCCGTCAGCTTATCGACGATGCCACCGCCCGCCTCACCACGGCGGGGGTGGCATCGCCCGTTGTTGACGCTAAGATTCTCGCGGCCGAACTTCTTGACGTCCGGCCGTTGCAGCTGGGCTTATTGGACGACTTTCCAGATGATTTTCCCGCGCGTTATGAAACCTGGGTGACGCGCCGTGAGGCCCGCGAACCACTCCAGCACATCATCGGCTCAGCGCCATTCGGACCTCTCGACCTGTCCGTTGGCCCTGGGGTATTTATCCCGCGGCCAGAAACCGAAGTACTGGCGGAGTGGGCTGTTGGTCAGATCAAGCTTATCGACGAGCCCCTCGTCGTCGACCTTGGCACGGGAACTGGAGCGCTCGCGCTCTATATCGCGCATGCTCGGCCTGACGCGCGGGTGTTCGCAGTGGAGAAATCGGCCACGGCCCGCGCCTTTGCTGAGACCAATATGAAATCGACGGGGTCGTCGATAAGTATTGTGGCAGGAGACATGACGGACCCGCAGCTACTTGCGGAGTTCGACGGTGTGGTTGACCTCGTTGTATCGAACCCGCCGTACGTGCCGGAGACCAAAGACCTGGACGCCGAGGTCTATATCGACCCTCATGACGCGGTTTTTGCCGGTAACGATGGGATGACCGTGATCGAAGGGTTGGTGCCCGTTGCCTCCCGACTGTTGCGACCAGGCGGGGTAATCGGTATAGAACATGACGATGCGACTTCACAAGCGGTTCAAGATGTTGTTACTGCTCACGGCGGTTTCACCACACCGCAGGTAGTGAAAGATCTCGCCGGCCGTGACCGATTTGTTGTTGCGGGTAAGCTTGCACAGGAATAA
- a CDS encoding L-threonylcarbamoyladenylate synthase, translating into MVSKIYNCLDPQGREDGIKAAAEAARAGRTVVLPTDTVYGIGCDAFNNDAVASLLATKRRGPDMPVPVLVGSWDTIQGLVREFTDTARTLVEGFWPGGLSIVVPEAPSLPWNLGDTRGTVMLRMPLQPVAIELLREVGPMAVSSANISGKQPPTTAVGAKQQLGSAVAVYLDGGESSIGEPSTIIDISGPEPVILREGAISAERIGEVLNLPAEQLRRK; encoded by the coding sequence ATGGTGAGCAAAATCTACAACTGTCTCGACCCGCAGGGCCGCGAAGATGGCATCAAAGCCGCAGCAGAGGCGGCGCGGGCTGGGCGAACCGTGGTGCTTCCCACCGACACGGTCTATGGCATTGGTTGCGACGCTTTCAATAACGATGCGGTAGCAAGCCTACTGGCGACGAAGCGTCGCGGCCCCGACATGCCTGTCCCAGTCCTCGTGGGGTCATGGGACACCATCCAAGGCCTCGTGCGCGAGTTCACCGATACTGCTCGGACTCTCGTCGAAGGATTTTGGCCGGGCGGCCTGTCCATCGTTGTACCTGAGGCGCCGTCACTGCCGTGGAACCTTGGAGACACCCGTGGCACCGTCATGTTGCGTATGCCATTACAGCCTGTAGCGATCGAGCTTTTGCGCGAGGTAGGCCCGATGGCGGTATCAAGTGCGAACATTTCTGGCAAGCAGCCACCGACCACTGCTGTGGGCGCGAAGCAACAGCTCGGTTCGGCAGTCGCGGTGTATTTGGACGGGGGAGAGTCTTCCATCGGCGAGCCTTCCACGATCATCGACATTTCTGGTCCTGAACCAGTGATCTTGCGCGAGGGGGCCATTTCTGCCGAACGGATCGGTGAAGTGCTGAACCTCCCAGCGGAGCAATTGCGGAGGAAATAA
- a CDS encoding glycosyltransferase family 4 protein, translating into MSGAGVPLRELGIVLLVAAAITYLATGPVRSLLVRTGRVAEIRKRDVHTQPTPSLGGVAMFSGFVAAIFLADQLPALTRGFAPVTPEMTAVVWGAFAIVVVGVIDDLYELGALTKLIGQILAAVLMSTMGLSFTLMYVPFQGGTTLLLDQVQGSLLASVFTVLLINAINFVDGIDGLAAGLGMIAGGAILVFSLTVLHDQGGAVSAYPPAIICAALVGICLGFLPHNFDPSRIFMGDSGAMLIGLLLAAASISASGKINMSLYGTADVVALMSPIIVVAAAIALPVLDLIMAVIRRVSQGKSPFAADRQHIHHRLLALGHTHRRTVLVLYLWVSAVAFGAVSFSIFPAKFAVALSIVLLVFAAVATAVPALRGKIGPQPPQPTVIVHSADPR; encoded by the coding sequence TTGTCTGGCGCCGGCGTACCGCTGCGCGAGCTGGGCATTGTTCTGCTTGTCGCTGCCGCGATCACTTACCTCGCTACCGGACCCGTGCGTTCGCTCTTAGTGCGCACGGGGCGGGTAGCAGAGATTCGCAAACGTGATGTGCACACTCAGCCGACCCCGAGCCTGGGTGGAGTAGCGATGTTTTCTGGCTTCGTGGCCGCGATATTCCTGGCTGACCAACTTCCAGCGCTCACACGAGGGTTTGCACCCGTAACTCCAGAAATGACGGCGGTTGTGTGGGGAGCTTTTGCAATTGTGGTTGTCGGAGTGATCGATGACCTTTACGAGCTAGGTGCGTTAACTAAGCTCATTGGGCAAATCCTGGCGGCGGTCCTCATGAGCACGATGGGTTTATCGTTCACGCTCATGTATGTGCCATTCCAGGGAGGCACGACGCTGCTGCTCGACCAAGTCCAAGGGAGCCTGCTGGCAAGTGTCTTCACGGTGTTGCTGATCAATGCGATCAATTTCGTCGATGGAATCGATGGTTTAGCTGCAGGACTCGGAATGATCGCTGGGGGAGCGATCCTCGTTTTCTCGCTTACAGTGCTGCACGACCAAGGCGGGGCTGTGTCCGCCTATCCGCCGGCCATCATCTGCGCGGCACTGGTCGGGATTTGCTTGGGTTTCTTGCCACACAACTTTGATCCCTCGCGCATTTTCATGGGTGACTCCGGAGCCATGCTCATCGGGCTTTTGCTGGCAGCGGCGAGTATCTCTGCGTCGGGCAAAATTAACATGTCGCTGTACGGCACCGCTGATGTTGTCGCACTCATGAGCCCAATCATCGTCGTGGCCGCGGCGATCGCGCTGCCTGTACTTGACCTAATCATGGCGGTGATTCGTCGCGTGTCCCAGGGAAAAAGCCCGTTCGCAGCGGACCGCCAGCACATTCATCATCGTCTTTTGGCGTTGGGCCACACGCATCGTCGTACAGTCTTGGTGTTGTACCTCTGGGTTTCGGCAGTTGCTTTCGGCGCCGTGAGTTTTTCGATCTTCCCAGCCAAATTCGCGGTGGCGCTTTCAATCGTGCTGCTTGTATTTGCGGCAGTTGCTACCGCAGTGCCTGCGCTGCGAGGCAAGATTGGGCCTCAACCACCGCAGCCCACAGTGATTGTGCATTCGGCTGATCCAAGGTAG
- the atpB gene encoding F0F1 ATP synthase subunit A codes for MKGEFHAPELDPEFFPGQYYGDIIGEDFLGGVFALDRIMIVRLLVAAIVVILFVLAFRKPQLVPKGLQNLGEIAVDFVRVHIAEDILGKKDGKRFLPVIATLFFTILFMNVATIIPFLNISPNARIGAPIVFAIVGYITMIYAGAQRYGLGKYIKSSVVIPNLPPLLHLLVVPIEFFSTFILRPVTLALRLMANFLAGHIILVLLYSATNFFFFQFNAWTGLSALTIVAAVLFTVYELIVIFLQAYIFALLVAVYIELSLHADSH; via the coding sequence ATGAAGGGTGAATTTCACGCACCCGAACTGGACCCAGAATTTTTCCCGGGGCAATACTATGGCGACATCATCGGGGAAGACTTCCTCGGTGGCGTGTTCGCATTGGATCGCATCATGATTGTCCGCCTTTTGGTGGCAGCCATCGTTGTGATCCTTTTTGTTCTTGCTTTTAGGAAGCCACAGTTGGTTCCTAAGGGTCTGCAGAACTTAGGTGAAATTGCCGTTGACTTTGTGAGGGTACACATTGCCGAGGACATCCTGGGCAAGAAGGACGGAAAGCGATTCCTCCCGGTAATCGCTACCTTGTTCTTCACCATCCTCTTTATGAACGTTGCGACGATCATTCCGTTCCTCAACATCTCGCCAAACGCACGTATCGGTGCGCCGATTGTGTTTGCGATTGTTGGTTACATCACGATGATCTACGCCGGAGCTCAGCGCTACGGCCTTGGCAAGTACATCAAGTCTTCGGTGGTAATTCCGAACCTGCCTCCACTTCTTCACTTGCTGGTGGTACCGATCGAGTTTTTCTCGACGTTTATCCTGCGCCCGGTCACCTTGGCACTTCGTCTTATGGCGAACTTCCTGGCGGGTCACATCATTCTGGTCCTTCTTTACTCTGCGACGAACTTCTTCTTCTTCCAGTTCAACGCATGGACCGGTCTATCGGCTCTGACCATTGTCGCAGCGGTTCTGTTCACCGTGTACGAGCTCATTGTTATCTTCCTGCAGGCATACATCTTTGCCCTGCTGGTGGCCGTGTACATTGAGCTTTCTCTGCATGCAGATTCGCATTAA
- a CDS encoding ATP synthase F0 subunit C: MNEIILAQATESTVSGLGAIGYGIATIGPGLGIGILVGKTVEGMARQPEMAGQLRTTMFLGIAFVEALALIGLVAGFLF, translated from the coding sequence ATGAACGAGATCATCCTGGCACAGGCTACTGAATCCACCGTTTCGGGCCTTGGCGCTATCGGCTACGGCATCGCAACCATCGGCCCAGGCCTCGGCATCGGCATCCTGGTTGGCAAGACCGTTGAGGGCATGGCACGTCAGCCTGAAATGGCTGGCCAGCTGCGTACCACCATGTTCCTGGGTATTGCATTCGTTGAGGCACTTGCCCTCATCGGCCTGGTTGCAGGCTTCCTGTTCTAA
- a CDS encoding F0F1 ATP synthase subunit B, whose amino-acid sequence MTNVIYYLAAEAETLPLEGGNSILLPKAYDIVWSAVVFIVIFLIMWKYVLPRFSDMMTEREDRIKGGIERAQAAQAEAKAALEKNNAQLAEARAEAAEIREAAREKGKQIQAEMREEAEAESRRIVEAGEKQLAANRDQVVAELRSELGQNSINLAEQLLGTELSDNTRRSGTIDSFLSELDNVSPAGK is encoded by the coding sequence ATGACGAACGTCATTTATTACCTTGCGGCGGAGGCCGAGACGTTGCCACTCGAGGGCGGCAACTCCATCCTCTTGCCGAAGGCGTACGACATCGTCTGGTCTGCCGTCGTATTCATCGTCATTTTCCTGATCATGTGGAAGTACGTTCTTCCGCGTTTCAGCGACATGATGACCGAGCGCGAAGACCGGATCAAGGGTGGCATTGAGCGCGCTCAAGCCGCTCAGGCTGAAGCCAAGGCTGCCCTGGAAAAGAACAACGCACAGCTCGCAGAAGCACGTGCAGAAGCTGCTGAGATCCGCGAAGCTGCCCGCGAAAAGGGCAAGCAGATCCAGGCAGAAATGCGCGAGGAAGCAGAAGCAGAGTCTCGTCGTATCGTTGAAGCTGGAGAGAAGCAGCTTGCAGCAAACCGCGATCAGGTTGTTGCAGAACTGCGCTCCGAACTCGGACAGAACTCGATCAACCTTGCAGAACAGCTGCTTGGTACTGAGCTTTCGGATAACACCCGTCGCTCTGGCACGATCGATTCCTTCCTGTCTGAGCTCGACAACGTCTCCCCGGCAGGAAAGTAG